A window from Pseudobutyrivibrio ruminis HUN009 encodes these proteins:
- a CDS encoding diacylglycerol/lipid kinase family protein gives MENVFIVNKASRTGKAEDVWNKIEEYLESEGVDYEVHFTAKAYDATEFAKKATSSGEDVHLFVMGGDGTLNEALNGIVDFEHTLYTPLPSGSANDFVKGIGLEGSTLDILKRALKDEGFKSIDIGKVTYNKEGEEHSRLFGVSAGIGVDAYVCLQALDSKLKKFLNKFGLGSATYGLLTVGDIFTMPFSDAVVTTYFDGVKEERNIKSTIFAAAMNCPAEGGGIPMAPKATADSGYLTAFIAHDISRIKCFGLLPFLVAGKHEGRKGFDLLKFNKLEISMDDQMCVHADGEHVGFYNKILFECLPSKLKIRGF, from the coding sequence ATGGAAAACGTATTTATTGTAAACAAAGCGAGTAGAACAGGAAAAGCTGAAGATGTTTGGAATAAGATAGAAGAATATCTTGAAAGTGAAGGTGTAGATTACGAAGTTCACTTTACAGCCAAGGCTTATGATGCAACTGAATTTGCAAAGAAAGCCACATCTTCGGGAGAGGATGTTCATTTATTTGTTATGGGTGGAGATGGCACTTTAAATGAAGCGCTTAATGGAATAGTAGATTTTGAACATACCTTATATACACCGCTGCCATCAGGCTCTGCTAATGATTTTGTTAAAGGCATAGGATTGGAAGGAAGCACGCTTGATATTTTAAAACGAGCTCTTAAGGATGAGGGTTTCAAAAGCATTGATATAGGAAAGGTTACTTATAATAAAGAAGGAGAGGAGCATAGTCGTCTTTTTGGCGTTAGTGCGGGAATTGGTGTAGATGCCTATGTTTGCTTACAGGCACTTGATAGCAAGCTAAAGAAATTTCTTAATAAGTTTGGCCTTGGTTCGGCAACATATGGCCTTCTTACTGTGGGAGATATTTTCACAATGCCATTTTCAGATGCGGTTGTTACCACCTATTTTGATGGAGTAAAAGAGGAACGTAATATTAAAAGTACTATATTCGCTGCTGCCATGAATTGCCCGGCAGAGGGCGGTGGTATACCAATGGCTCCAAAGGCCACAGCTGACTCCGGATATCTTACAGCATTTATTGCCCATGACATTAGTAGAATTAAATGTTTTGGATTATTACCTTTTTTAGTTGCAGGTAAGCATGAGGGAAGGAAGGGATTTGATTTATTAAAATTTAATAAATTGGAGATATCTATGGATGATCAAATGTGTGTACATGCTGATGGTGAACATGTTGGATTTTATAATAAAATTTTATTTGAATGTTTGCCCTCAAAGTTGAAAATTAGGGGCTTTTAA
- a CDS encoding chloride channel protein codes for MDNREFKETLFHKIDHNGHRAMSVFSWTIAAIVIGVLVGLFATAFGLSMREVISVRESNPWLIYFLPIGAVLITFIYKKILKVKDSGTNTVIAAIQSDERLPFRLAPLIFIATLITHLVGGSAGREGAALQMGGAIGNGVGRALHLSDTNKKTMIMCGMSAAFSALFGTPMAAAIFSMEVISVGIMHYAALVPCVISSLVARYIAAYFGLGAEIYPIEVIPKFTIKTAIIICVFAIICGFASILFCTMLHKYEEFLSGKIINPYIKAVVGGTSVLILTLLVGNQTYNSTGSSIIMSCFTGASIGLGAFLLKMIFTTLTLSCGYKGGEIVPTLFIGATLGAAIGGLIGFPPALMAAVGMGALFCGVTNCPISSLLICFELFGYEPMPYFLLAVAFSYWVSGYTGLYKSQKIVYSKYRSNYIDKHVQ; via the coding sequence ATGGATAATAGAGAATTTAAAGAAACGTTATTTCACAAAATCGATCACAACGGTCATCGAGCAATGTCTGTTTTCAGCTGGACAATCGCAGCTATCGTAATAGGTGTTCTAGTAGGATTATTTGCTACCGCCTTCGGACTTAGCATGCGAGAAGTCATATCTGTCCGCGAATCCAATCCATGGCTTATATATTTCTTGCCGATAGGTGCAGTGCTAATCACATTTATATATAAGAAGATTCTAAAGGTTAAAGACAGCGGAACAAACACTGTTATTGCTGCGATTCAGTCAGATGAGCGTCTGCCATTTAGACTTGCTCCACTGATTTTCATAGCTACATTGATTACACACTTAGTAGGTGGTTCTGCCGGTCGTGAGGGAGCTGCCTTACAGATGGGCGGCGCTATAGGAAATGGTGTGGGTCGTGCCCTTCACCTTAGTGACACTAACAAAAAGACTATGATAATGTGTGGTATGAGTGCAGCATTTTCAGCTTTATTCGGCACACCAATGGCAGCTGCAATTTTCTCCATGGAAGTTATTTCCGTTGGAATCATGCACTATGCAGCACTTGTTCCATGTGTTATTTCATCACTGGTTGCAAGATACATCGCTGCATACTTTGGACTTGGTGCTGAAATCTATCCAATAGAGGTCATCCCAAAGTTTACTATCAAAACAGCTATTATCATCTGTGTATTTGCTATAATATGCGGCTTTGCTTCTATATTGTTCTGCACTATGCTTCACAAGTACGAAGAATTCCTTAGTGGCAAAATCATCAATCCTTATATTAAAGCCGTTGTTGGTGGTACTTCAGTTTTGATTCTTACATTATTAGTAGGAAATCAAACATATAACAGCACAGGATCTTCTATAATAATGTCCTGCTTCACAGGTGCATCTATCGGGCTTGGCGCATTCCTTTTAAAAATGATATTTACCACCCTTACATTGTCCTGCGGATACAAAGGTGGTGAAATTGTTCCTACTCTTTTCATTGGTGCCACACTTGGTGCAGCAATCGGTGGTTTAATAGGATTCCCTCCAGCTCTAATGGCAGCTGTAGGAATGGGCGCTCTGTTTTGTGGTGTTACCAACTGTCCTATCTCAAGCTTACTAATATGCTTTGAGCTATTCGGCTATGAACCGATGCCTTACTTCTTGCTTGCTGTAGCCTTCAGCTATTGGGTATCAGGCTACACTGGCCTATACAAATCTCAAAAGATTGTATACAGCAAGTACCGCAGCAATTATATTGATAAGCATGTACAATAA
- a CDS encoding methyl-accepting chemotaxis protein yields the protein MKKNKKLVRQVLLLASALALLMATTIAIIGISFVKKAYYDSFTEELHASAVFLMDAMDHEWNGDWSVASNGTILKANFAVHDDFQEQLDSLHEQTGMDFTVFYGDTRYITSLVNSETGERMEGTKASDTVVEKVLTNGEEYLATNFTIDGSDSKWYAYYLPLTNSDGSIVGMVFAGRETDSVEAALWHARLIIMGVYVFFFFLNLSIGHWMVNKSTRAIQDIVDGLKKLEDGELSFYINDKTFDRTDEIGVIAESSAELRDKLSDVIQTTLNLSDEVTKSGESLATSADTALHVADQVANAVEDISKGAVAQAENVESSLSNTTEMGESIDDITSSVRELSKAATEMLEDANHTVDAINELMLQNEQVMVAMTEIHTQIQATNDAVKNIADASSAITSISEQTNLLSLNASIEAARAGEYGRGFAVVASEIGSLAIQSKDAAVSINDIVDKLVEESQMSVDTIEKLNVAFNKQNAQLNSTKSDMDGVVNNVNSVDISTKTIADKVELLNNLKASFNDIISELSAISQQNAASSQETTASMEELNTTFAMINEAAAELKDLAVSLNDKMNYFSIESTVTE from the coding sequence ATGAAAAAAAATAAGAAATTAGTGCGCCAGGTATTATTATTAGCATCTGCATTAGCATTGCTTATGGCCACAACAATCGCTATTATTGGAATCTCTTTCGTTAAGAAAGCATATTATGATTCTTTTACAGAAGAGCTTCATGCATCTGCAGTATTCTTGATGGATGCAATGGACCACGAATGGAACGGTGATTGGTCAGTTGCTTCAAATGGAACAATTCTTAAGGCGAATTTCGCTGTACACGATGATTTTCAAGAGCAGCTTGATAGCTTGCACGAGCAGACTGGAATGGATTTCACAGTCTTCTACGGAGACACACGTTACATCACTTCCCTTGTAAATTCTGAAACAGGCGAACGTATGGAAGGCACAAAGGCTTCAGATACTGTTGTAGAAAAAGTTCTTACAAATGGTGAAGAATATCTTGCAACAAACTTTACTATAGATGGCAGTGATAGCAAATGGTATGCATACTACTTACCTCTTACTAATTCTGATGGTTCAATTGTTGGTATGGTATTTGCTGGTAGGGAAACTGATTCAGTAGAAGCTGCTTTATGGCATGCTCGCTTAATCATCATGGGAGTTTATGTCTTCTTCTTCTTCCTTAACCTTTCAATCGGTCACTGGATGGTAAACAAGTCTACAAGGGCTATTCAGGACATTGTTGATGGTTTAAAGAAATTAGAGGATGGTGAACTTTCATTCTATATAAATGACAAAACATTTGATAGAACTGACGAAATTGGAGTCATTGCCGAAAGCTCTGCAGAACTTCGTGATAAGCTTTCAGATGTTATCCAAACAACACTTAATCTGTCTGACGAGGTTACAAAATCAGGAGAAAGTCTTGCAACTTCTGCTGACACTGCACTCCATGTTGCAGATCAGGTAGCAAACGCTGTAGAGGATATCAGCAAGGGCGCAGTAGCTCAGGCTGAAAACGTTGAAAGCTCATTATCAAATACAACAGAAATGGGTGAAAGCATTGATGATATCACTTCAAGTGTTAGGGAGCTTTCAAAGGCTGCTACAGAAATGCTTGAAGATGCAAACCACACTGTAGATGCAATCAATGAGCTTATGCTTCAGAACGAACAGGTTATGGTTGCTATGACAGAAATTCACACTCAGATTCAGGCTACAAATGACGCTGTTAAGAACATTGCTGATGCTTCAAGCGCTATTACTTCTATCTCAGAGCAGACTAATCTCCTTTCTCTTAACGCTTCTATCGAAGCTGCCAGAGCTGGAGAATACGGTAGAGGATTTGCCGTTGTTGCTTCTGAAATTGGTTCCCTTGCTATCCAATCAAAGGATGCAGCTGTTTCAATTAATGACATTGTAGACAAGCTTGTTGAAGAGTCACAGATGAGTGTTGATACTATTGAAAAGCTTAACGTAGCATTTAACAAGCAAAACGCTCAGCTTAACAGCACTAAGTCAGATATGGACGGCGTTGTTAACAACGTAAACAGCGTAGATATTAGTACAAAGACAATTGCTGATAAGGTTGAACTTCTTAACAACCTTAAGGCAAGCTTCAACGATATTATTTCAGAGCTCTCTGCTATTTCTCAGCAGAATGCAGCATCTTCTCAGGAGACTACTGCTTCTATGGAAGAGCTCAACACAACATTCGCTATGATCAACGAAGCTGCCGCCGAACTCAAGGACCTTGCCGTAAGCCTCAACGACAAGATGAACTACTTCAGTATCGAAAGTACTGTAACAGAGTAA
- a CDS encoding alpha-galactosidase: MIKADGKVFFLNTKSTTYAFRVMETGQLEHMYYGRLINCDEPSVLKEKRAFAPGNTITYDDAHQDLTLEDVRLELSAIGKGDLREPMLEVVCADGSTSLDFVYDSYEVISGKPEFKTLPSSYDESGKVETLNVTMKDKNHGFTLILSYSVFEECDVITRSAKFINTSDESVRLTRMLSMLMDYDHPGMKITSFHGGWTREMNKSDVILPAGKFVNASFTGTSSNRCNPLFMISEPDSCEESGDVWGFNLLYSGNHYSATEVSSFKKTRVVYGINPQNFAWDLAAGEEFEAPEAVLTYSAAGFRQMSLNMHDFVREHITRGPWKKKERPVLINSWEASYFDFTESSLLKLAKTAKNAGVELFVMDDGWFGDRNDDHRALGDWDIVNKKKLPGGLEGLSKKVNDLGLMFGLWVEPEMINVDSELYRKHPDWAIDIPNMDHSEGRFQRLLDLCNPEVVDYMIERMSEIFSTPGLAYIKWDMNRNFSDYYSKYLPADKQLEVSHRYVLGFYRLLKTLAERFPEILMEGCASGGNRFDLGVLCYYPQIWASDNTDAVSRLAIQDGYSYGYPQSTYTAHVSACPNHQTLRVTPLESRFAVASFGVLGYELNLNDMKSEDIAAVKAQIELYKQYRKTLQFGDFYRHRADNIYQWSIVDKDKSTSVSMLMQREIVAGDQYLKLEMAGLDPQTKYHFFGRKLEYNVKGFGDLVNTVSPIHIKQDSLVHNLVAKFVKMPGEIEDYVAYGDALNSNGVKLMQSFVGTGYNEEVRYFPDFGARLYFVEKAE; the protein is encoded by the coding sequence ATGATTAAAGCTGATGGAAAGGTATTTTTCTTAAATACCAAGTCAACAACATACGCATTTCGCGTAATGGAAACAGGTCAGCTGGAACATATGTATTACGGAAGGCTCATCAATTGCGATGAGCCATCTGTGCTTAAAGAAAAGCGTGCATTTGCTCCAGGAAATACTATTACATACGATGATGCACACCAGGATTTAACATTAGAGGATGTTAGACTTGAGCTTTCTGCAATTGGTAAGGGTGATTTAAGAGAGCCTATGCTAGAAGTAGTTTGTGCTGACGGAAGCACATCATTGGACTTCGTTTATGATTCATATGAGGTTATTTCAGGAAAGCCTGAGTTCAAGACTTTGCCAAGCTCATACGACGAATCAGGCAAGGTAGAAACTCTCAACGTAACCATGAAGGATAAGAATCACGGATTCACTTTGATTCTTTCATATTCAGTGTTTGAAGAGTGCGATGTAATTACTCGCTCTGCCAAGTTTATTAATACTTCAGATGAAAGCGTTCGCCTTACACGTATGCTTTCTATGCTTATGGATTACGATCATCCTGGTATGAAGATTACTTCATTCCACGGTGGCTGGACACGTGAGATGAATAAGAGTGATGTGATTCTTCCAGCAGGTAAGTTTGTTAATGCATCATTTACAGGCACTAGCTCAAATAGATGCAATCCTTTATTTATGATTTCTGAGCCAGATTCATGTGAGGAATCTGGTGATGTATGGGGATTCAATTTACTTTACTCTGGCAATCATTATTCAGCTACAGAGGTTTCTTCATTTAAGAAGACAAGAGTTGTATATGGAATCAATCCTCAGAACTTTGCATGGGATTTAGCAGCAGGAGAGGAGTTTGAAGCACCAGAGGCTGTTCTTACATATTCAGCTGCTGGTTTCAGACAGATGAGCCTTAATATGCATGATTTCGTTCGTGAGCATATTACACGTGGCCCATGGAAGAAGAAGGAACGTCCAGTTCTTATTAATAGCTGGGAGGCTTCTTACTTTGATTTCACTGAGAGTTCACTTCTTAAGCTTGCAAAGACAGCTAAAAATGCCGGCGTAGAATTGTTCGTTATGGATGATGGCTGGTTCGGAGATAGAAATGATGACCATAGAGCCCTTGGCGATTGGGATATTGTTAATAAAAAGAAGCTTCCAGGTGGCTTAGAGGGTCTTTCTAAGAAGGTAAATGACCTTGGTCTTATGTTTGGTCTTTGGGTTGAGCCAGAGATGATTAACGTTGATAGTGAGCTTTACAGAAAGCATCCAGATTGGGCTATCGATATTCCAAACATGGATCATTCAGAGGGACGTTTTCAGCGATTACTTGACCTTTGCAATCCAGAGGTTGTTGATTACATGATTGAGAGAATGAGTGAGATATTCTCTACACCTGGCCTTGCTTACATCAAATGGGATATGAATAGGAACTTCTCAGATTACTATTCAAAGTATCTCCCAGCTGATAAGCAGCTTGAGGTTAGCCATAGATATGTTCTTGGCTTCTACAGACTGTTAAAGACATTGGCTGAGCGCTTCCCAGAGATTCTGATGGAAGGTTGTGCATCTGGCGGTAACAGATTTGACCTTGGTGTGCTTTGCTATTATCCACAGATTTGGGCAAGTGATAATACAGATGCTGTTAGCAGACTTGCTATTCAGGATGGATATTCATACGGCTATCCACAATCTACATATACAGCACATGTTTCTGCATGTCCAAACCATCAGACACTTCGTGTTACACCACTTGAATCACGCTTTGCTGTAGCAAGCTTTGGTGTGCTTGGATATGAGCTCAATCTTAACGATATGAAATCAGAAGATATTGCAGCTGTTAAGGCACAAATCGAGCTTTACAAGCAGTATCGTAAGACATTGCAGTTTGGCGATTTCTATCGCCACAGAGCGGACAACATTTATCAGTGGAGCATCGTTGATAAGGATAAATCTACATCTGTTTCAATGCTTATGCAGCGTGAAATCGTAGCAGGAGACCAGTACTTGAAGCTTGAGATGGCGGGCCTTGATCCACAGACAAAGTACCACTTCTTTGGACGCAAGCTTGAATATAACGTAAAGGGATTTGGTGATTTGGTAAATACAGTTTCTCCAATCCATATTAAGCAGGATTCACTTGTACATAATCTTGTTGCGAAGTTTGTTAAGATGCCTGGTGAAATAGAAGATTACGTGGCTTATGGAGATGCACTTAATTCCAACGGAGTTAAGCTAATGCAGAGCTTCGTAGGTACCGGCTACAACGAAGAAGTTCGCTACTTCCCAGACTTCGGAGCACGCCTCTATTTCGTAGAGAAAGCAGAATAG
- a CDS encoding MFS transporter, with protein MAVAALGSKAAANSTDNITKTFDSSNTEFCLYVVERDADGNATSNTGTVIGNDIVLNVTGIQKVFDGIVDEENGYNGVVSLNGDNTNYSFTYGDTTYVEGDDCDINVAMDSVDSGKVAIALYVPSDAFAKYMDGEVDLSNVTIDMTSTMEVERLGFKYFSIIIGALFILFIGITCACIKEKSTVDMQTASIGQMFKALIQNDQAMTIVITIVLVNTALYITSNLLIYFFKYDLAGSNWQGNYTLFNTFAGGMQILAMMILFPLLRKAFTTLRIFYICVAAEIVGYIVLLVMALSGVTNVFIFFLPGFLIMSGAGILNVVVTVFLANTVDYGELKNYRRDESVIFSMQTFVVKLASGIAALVASVCLAIFNIQKDSAATLDVAGLQEKVANSGLLESIDANSVIGLRMIMTVGPTIVLVIAFLFFRSKYILTDEKLAEISDELKARK; from the coding sequence ATGGCTGTTGCAGCACTTGGTTCTAAGGCAGCTGCTAATAGCACAGACAATATCACAAAGACATTTGATTCTAGCAACACAGAGTTCTGTCTTTATGTTGTTGAGCGTGATGCAGATGGAAATGCTACATCAAACACAGGAACTGTTATTGGAAATGATATTGTACTTAATGTAACAGGTATCCAGAAGGTTTTTGACGGTATTGTAGATGAAGAAAACGGTTACAATGGCGTTGTATCTTTAAATGGTGATAACACAAATTATAGCTTTACATATGGTGACACTACTTATGTAGAGGGAGATGATTGTGATATTAACGTAGCTATGGATAGCGTAGATTCAGGTAAGGTAGCTATTGCACTTTACGTTCCAAGTGATGCATTTGCAAAGTATATGGACGGAGAGGTTGATCTTAGCAACGTAACAATTGATATGACTTCTACAATGGAAGTTGAGCGTCTTGGCTTCAAGTACTTCTCAATTATCATCGGTGCATTATTCATTCTCTTTATTGGCATCACATGTGCATGCATTAAAGAAAAGTCTACAGTAGATATGCAGACAGCATCAATTGGTCAGATGTTCAAGGCTCTTATCCAGAATGATCAGGCAATGACAATTGTTATAACAATCGTTCTTGTAAATACAGCACTTTACATTACATCAAACCTTTTGATTTACTTCTTCAAGTATGATTTAGCAGGAAGCAACTGGCAGGGTAATTACACATTGTTCAACACATTTGCAGGTGGTATGCAGATTCTTGCAATGATGATTTTATTCCCTCTTCTTAGAAAAGCCTTTACAACACTTCGTATTTTCTATATTTGCGTAGCAGCAGAAATAGTAGGATACATCGTTCTTCTTGTAATGGCACTTAGCGGTGTAACAAATGTATTTATTTTCTTCTTACCAGGCTTCCTTATCATGTCTGGTGCAGGAATCCTTAACGTTGTAGTTACTGTATTCCTGGCAAACACAGTAGATTACGGTGAGCTCAAGAACTATCGTAGAGACGAATCAGTTATTTTCTCTATGCAGACATTCGTAGTTAAGCTTGCATCTGGTATTGCAGCTCTTGTTGCATCAGTTTGTCTTGCTATTTTCAACATCCAGAAGGATAGTGCAGCAACTCTTGATGTGGCTGGTCTTCAGGAAAAGGTTGCAAACAGTGGACTTCTTGAGTCTATTGATGCAAATTCAGTAATCGGACTTAGAATGATTATGACAGTTGGACCAACAATCGTTCTTGTTATCGCATTCTTGTTCTTTAGATCAAAATATATTTTGACTGATGAAAAGCTTGCTGAGATTTCAGATGAATTAAAAGCTCGTAAATAA
- a CDS encoding DUF6937 domain-containing protein — MEDKSKVIFGNVISDKDYKKACKTKEKNIKKYGDDSNVDYNIVIAKNDHIGDSLGVYDVLLKDGESKESFDTEKGVIVGNIRMGFGHYRISMAMASAAKSMGYIPYWMDLNGYPQTTCTKVISAQNDLYSLGSRLSKNKLFNKFIWEPANYEWFRKLSYNSSDQKNAELMATVYKNVPKEIPVIGTHAWPAQAAVHAGMKYVVNAIPDNWPMALHFAEGAVHAIQCKNAYMGYRICNGMAGDTVCKPMPNDSLVYTGHYIDHELVSNIEVDCQARLDRKKNGKPMRFLLTIGGAGAQKEIFAAIIKYLLPEIKSNRAALYVNVGDYKNVWDDLMAEIPQMKEVVTEHFNEFDATTKFAEEALTGDVEGIHGFYHENIFEAVYCTNLLMRSCDVLVTKPSELAFYPVPKLFIKRVGKHEMWGAIHSAEMGDGTLECRDIPHTLQMIDLFMQDDRLLTDMCESIKVNKTVGVYDGAYKVVELAMGLKNKN; from the coding sequence ATGGAAGACAAAAGTAAAGTAATTTTTGGAAACGTAATCTCAGATAAGGATTACAAAAAAGCATGTAAAACAAAGGAAAAGAACATCAAGAAATATGGTGATGATTCAAATGTAGATTACAATATCGTAATTGCGAAGAATGATCACATTGGTGACTCTCTTGGTGTATATGACGTTCTCTTAAAGGACGGCGAATCTAAGGAATCCTTTGATACTGAAAAGGGTGTTATCGTTGGAAATATCCGTATGGGATTTGGTCATTATCGTATTTCCATGGCTATGGCATCAGCTGCAAAGTCTATGGGCTACATACCATATTGGATGGATTTAAATGGCTATCCACAGACTACCTGCACAAAGGTTATCAGCGCTCAGAATGATTTGTATTCACTTGGTTCAAGACTTTCAAAGAACAAGCTTTTCAACAAGTTTATTTGGGAGCCAGCAAACTATGAGTGGTTTAGAAAGCTTTCTTACAACTCTTCAGACCAGAAGAATGCCGAGCTTATGGCTACAGTTTACAAGAATGTTCCAAAGGAAATCCCTGTAATTGGTACACATGCATGGCCAGCTCAGGCTGCTGTACATGCAGGAATGAAGTATGTTGTAAATGCTATTCCAGACAACTGGCCAATGGCCCTTCATTTTGCTGAAGGAGCAGTTCATGCTATTCAGTGTAAGAATGCATATATGGGATACAGAATCTGCAATGGTATGGCGGGAGATACAGTTTGCAAGCCAATGCCAAATGATTCTTTAGTATACACAGGTCACTACATTGATCATGAGCTTGTTTCTAATATCGAGGTAGATTGCCAGGCTCGTCTTGATAGAAAGAAGAATGGCAAGCCAATGCGTTTCCTTCTTACAATCGGTGGCGCTGGTGCACAGAAAGAAATCTTTGCTGCAATCATCAAGTATTTATTGCCTGAGATTAAATCAAATCGTGCAGCATTATATGTAAATGTTGGCGATTACAAGAATGTATGGGATGATTTGATGGCAGAAATCCCTCAGATGAAAGAAGTTGTTACAGAGCACTTCAATGAGTTTGATGCTACAACTAAGTTTGCTGAGGAAGCTTTGACAGGTGATGTTGAAGGAATCCACGGATTCTATCACGAAAACATTTTTGAAGCAGTTTACTGCACAAACTTACTTATGAGAAGCTGCGATGTACTTGTTACAAAGCCATCAGAGCTTGCATTCTATCCAGTGCCAAAGCTTTTCATCAAGCGTGTTGGAAAGCACGAAATGTGGGGCGCTATCCATTCAGCAGAAATGGGTGATGGAACACTTGAGTGTAGAGATATTCCTCATACACTTCAGATGATAGATTTATTTATGCAGGACGACAGACTTCTTACAGATATGTGTGAGAGCATCAAAGTTAATAAGACTGTTGGGGTTTACGATGGTGCGTATAAGGTTGTTGAGCTTGCCATGGGGCTTAAGAATAAGAACTAA